The DNA window AGATGTGCCCGCCGCTGAGGGTGAACATCGTGTCGACGCCGTGGCGGCGGGCGGCCGCCACGGCGTGTGTCCCGCCGTGTCCGGAGGTTGGAGTGCTCATGGACGTGTGCCCCTTCCTCGGGTAGTGGTGCCCACTAAGTTACCACCCGGTTAAATAAAATGGTGAGGACTGTCACGCAAGCACAAAAGTTCCCACCGGCGGGGCGGTCCGGTTCACTCCTCGCGGGGCGGCCGCAGGTGGGTGACGAACTTGTACCGGTCCCCCCGGTACAGCGAACGCACCCACTCCACCGGGTGCCCGTCCCCGTCGAAGCTGTGCTGGCAGTGCAGCACGAGCGGCAGTCCGACGTCGATCCCCAGCAGCCGCGCCTCGTTCGGGGTGGCCAACACGGTCTCGATCGTCGCTTCGGCCTCGGCGAGACGCACGTCGTAGGCGCTGCTCAGCGCCTCGTACAGGGAGGCGTAACGGTCGAGCTGGCGGCGCAGCCCCGGGAACCGGCGCGCGGCGAGGTGCGCGGTCTCCACCGCCATCGGCTCGCCGTTGGCGAGCCGGAGCCGTTCGATCCGCAGCACACGCCCGCCCGACCGGATCGCCAGCAGCTCGGCGAGGTGCTCGTCGGCGTTGATGTAGCTGACGTCGAGGATGCGTGTCGCCGGGTGCAGGCCGTGCGACTTCATCTCCTGGGTGTAGCTCGTCAGCTGCAGGAGCTGGGCCACCTTGGGTTTGGCGACGAACGTGCCCTTGCCCTGGATGCGCAGCAGCCGACCCTCGATCACCATCTCGGTCAGTGCCTGGCGGACCGTGGTCCGGGAGGTGGAGAACTGGATGGCGAGAGAGCGTTCCGGCGGTACCGGATTCCCCGCGGGCATGGACTCGACCAGCTCCACGAGTAGCTTCTTGACCTGGTAGTACTTCGGGATCTTCGGCCCGCTGTCGGTTGTTCGCTGCGCCGTCACGTCGGTATCCTCCACCGCTTCCCACCCTGTTCGGTGCCGTGCCGCGGAACCATCGGGCATCTGTCCGGCTGTACCCTGGTGGTTCCGCCAGGATCGACCACATTGGTTTGGACCACTGGTTGAGTGTGCTCTTAAAAGTATGCCTGCACGCGTGGGATGATCTGTGAGTGCCTCACCTCAGTGATCTCATCCGACGGTATACGGCTCTGAAGACAGCCGATCTGGAGTGGTTCCACTCCCTGGTGTCCGACTGGCAGCTGCTCGCTGACCTCTCGTTCGCCGACCTGGTGCTGTGGGTCCGGCTGCGGGACGGCAACGGGTGGGTCGCCGTGTCCCAGATGCGTCCCACGACCGGGCCGACGGCCTTCCAGGACGACCTCGTGGAACGGGTCCTGCGCGACGACGTCGCACCGCCCGACCCGGGGGCGGGCCGCACCTCCCTGGTGGGGAAGCGCGCGCTGATCGAACGCGCCTGGGACGAGGGACGGATCTGCCGGGAGGGCGACCCGGACTGGTCCGGCGGGGTCCCGGTGCGCGAGGAGACGATCCCGGTACGCCGGGAGGGCAAGCTGATCGCGGTGATCCAGCGCAGCACCAACCTCAGCTCGGCGCGCACCCCGAGCCGGCTGGAACTGACCTACCTGCAGAGCGCCAGTGACCTGGCGCAGATGATCGCCGAGGGGGAGTTCCCGTTCAGCGACCAGGGGCCGCTGATGGTGCGCTCCCCGCGCGTGGGCGACGGCCTGCTCCGGCTCGACCAGGCGGGCGAGGTGGTCTACGCGAGTCCCAACGCGCTGTCCGCCTACCGCCGTCTGGGCCTGACCGCGGACCTCGTC is part of the Haloactinospora alba genome and encodes:
- a CDS encoding GntR family transcriptional regulator, translating into MTAQRTTDSGPKIPKYYQVKKLLVELVESMPAGNPVPPERSLAIQFSTSRTTVRQALTEMVIEGRLLRIQGKGTFVAKPKVAQLLQLTSYTQEMKSHGLHPATRILDVSYINADEHLAELLAIRSGGRVLRIERLRLANGEPMAVETAHLAARRFPGLRRQLDRYASLYEALSSAYDVRLAEAEATIETVLATPNEARLLGIDVGLPLVLHCQHSFDGDGHPVEWVRSLYRGDRYKFVTHLRPPREE